From a region of the Betta splendens chromosome 5, fBetSpl5.4, whole genome shotgun sequence genome:
- the nav1b gene encoding neuron navigator 1 isoform X2, with protein MSGGVNLKVLSQNQSDAGVGSGLPLPRSMMPLSKMDPHQHGGPRAPPGPFPQAARGRPSCSPLSVSSASAELLGGAALNKHLLQQRAAPSPHRGPAATVRTDGTRSAYSSPQVPKRDTPCSKDTLDLRCSAFTHKSLRDLQLRRNVNQNWTFGKYRLRSVDNADHNAARRLSANAQQGQGRGRLLYNKGANGNEIPGVPSGAVGSFQKDTRTLSNRVLGASDVEAPGDRSRSYQVSNMSHRARVNMAAVAPFRFRLPVHDDTDASLDDLSDCSSDSMEICCDDADPESQRKRTVQNVLDLRQNLEDTMSSLRGSQLSHSCLESSNVGYDSDETNARSISSLSNRSSPLSWRHGQSSPRLQAGDAPSSTGGGYQASKSVSKYPAHTMPARCSSRLSSTSRIELIEGLDVDDPDLKSGYLSDSDLLGKSLPDDDDENLANGWDESSSISSGLSDGDGDGSENLSSEEFNASSSLNSLPNTPLGSRRNSSVMLRTDAEKRSLVESGLSWYSEDGKANLKLYSCSYDTGSLKTELPSKWRKKPPAFSEDSGGKGELKKPQSLEQPGSFKKSRNPPVGVTSPITHTSQSMLKVAAAKCEKPLDKSKISIKTAGLQRSRSDAGRDHHHGEHRKPPSGLVKPSAGASFGYKKPPIATGTATVMTAGGATISSGSATVGKIPKSSGIPVKPVGGGPHSGRKNSFDASSEQGFLGPNARNSIQYRSLPRPAKSSAFSVIGRPAARPVSGTVDPSLLSLKPVPIASAGPRVKEPSGCGSKLSNRTSTGPVNQTDREKEKERAKAKAVGADMDCGSLKGDHAQSETTESVLKLHGLRRTSSNKYPELSSPTTPRMLNTKSLGRPPSLAHLDQVNSNSLDSCVTIHDLPPKVPPYSKLQDLAGSHTAPRFTPSPAPVLHIDSTSSYTSESLSLSGSPLLYPKLSGMHRSMESLPLQMSVPPSARFVRTETEDKDERGTGTWGSGSRTSLNLSDRRYGSSLSESEGSKPGRRHSHTTASMTESRSPPQLPSPTRTLQPSSCKPPLTNVVAPITSGSPRISRSNSIGPPNEAACDLDGSSTLGSSVSLADRPKSMMRSGSFREPGDDVHGSVLSLASNASSSQIRKLRRELESSQEKVANLTMQLSANANLVAAFEQSLALMTARLQTLSVSSDQKDSELTELKETIEILKTKNTEAQEIIQGALSNPDITPKGRKYALVVQYVQRSSLPIYIYLLFFYSFHLELLINRQNSSESISSLTSTTSHSSMGSLKEQEAKKKKKKSWLRSSFNKAFSKKGSKPTGPYADIEEISTPESSAPSSPKVHHDGNMPLSAMKSSTSASSSGLCEGGEVVDDKVVSELRTELWEKERKLTDIRLEALSTAHQLEHLQETMNSMQRTVENLKAENDHLKTGALSPCPSPGPSSSVSQSSGLTALGSLSPRQSVAMHMPKSYSRGLSEGSSPDIHSTDSQRDDHRVRVVVCVADLHVFKEEVKQQDFFVGTVRVNGRMDWTMLDSAVSQAFKVYIAKVDPTSSLGLSTDSIYSYSMGHIKRVVGGEAHETQPSRCISRGPGGITVALKGLKEKCVDSLVFETLIPKPMMQHYISLLLKHRRLILSGPSGTGKTYLASRLAEYLVDRSAREVTSGIVVTFNMHRQSCKDLQLYLSNLANQIDRESSTSEIPLVMILDDIHDPISISELVNGALTCKYHKCPYIVGTSNQPVKMTANNGLHLSFRMVTFSNNVEPANGFLVRYLHRKLMESEDERSLTNEDLIKVLDWVPKLWYHLHAFLEKHSTSDFLIGPCFFLSCPVTVDEFRSWFIDLWNHSIIPYLQEGAKDGIKIHGQKAVWEDPVEWVRGTLPWPSAQQDQAKLFHLPPPSIGSSSPGQPCEERPHKETPPSSMESDPLMAMLLKLQEAANYIESPEQEDPSLPKL; from the exons ATGAGTGGTGGAGTGAATCTCAAAGTCCTATCTCAGAATCAGAGTGACGCAGGCGTCGGCTCCGGTCTCCCTTTACCCCGAAGCATGATGCCACTGTCTAAGATGGACCCGCACCAGCACGGCGGCCCCCGCGCTCCCCCGGGGCCGTTCCCGCAGGCCGCCAGAGGACGTCCGTCCTGCTCTCCGCTGTCTGTGTCCTCAgcttctgcagagctgctcggAGGCGCAGCTTTAAACaagcacctgctgcagcagagagctgctccGTCCCCTCATCGGGGCCCGGCAGCCACGGTCAGAACCGATGGGACCCGCTCGGCCTACAGCAGCCCTCAGGTCCCGAAGAGGGACACGCCGTGCTCCAAAGACACCCTGGACCTCCGCTGCAGCGCCTTCACCCACAAGTCCTTACGGGACCTCCAGCTGAGACGAAACGTCAACCAGAACTGGACCTTTGGAAAGTACCGTCTGAGGAGCGTGGACAATGCGGATCACAACGCAGCGCGCAGGCTCTCGGCTAATGCGCAGCAAGGCCAGGGGAGAGGGCGTCTGCTCTACAATAAGGGAGCCAACGGGAATGAGATACCGGGGGTGCCTTCAGGGGCAGTGGGGAGTTTCCAGAAGGACACGAGAACCCTTTCCAACCGAGTGCTGGGAGCGTCTGACGTGGAGGCGCCCGGTGACAGATCCCGGTCGTATCAGGTGTCCAACATGTCGCACAGAGCGAGAGTCAACATGGCAGCTGTGGCTCCCTTCAGGTTCAG GTTACCGGTCCATGATGACACGGACGCTTCGCTGGATGATCTCAGCGACTGCTCCTCTGACTCCATGGAGATCTGCTGCGACGACGCTG ACCCGGAGTCCCAGAGGAAGCGGACCGTGCAGAATGTACTTGACCTCCGCCAGAATTTGGAGGATACGATGTCTAGCCTGCGGggctcccagctcagccatAG CTGTCTGGAGAGCAGTAACGTGGGCTACGACAGCGATGAGACCAACGCTCGCAGCATCTCCAGCCTGTCCAACCGCTCCTCGCCTCTGTCCTGGCGCCACGGCCAGTCCAGCCCCCGCCTGCAGGCCGGCGACGCCCCATCCTCCACGGGCGGAGGGTACCAGGCCAGCAAAAGCGTCTCCAAGTACCCGGCGCACACGATGCCGGCTCGCTGCTCCAGTCGCCTGAGCAGCACGTCTCGCATCGAGCTGATCGAAGGGCTGGATGTGGACGACCCCGACCTCAAGTCCGGTTACCTGAGCGACAGTGACCTTCTGGGAAAGAGCTTGCCGGATGACGATGATGAGAACCTGGCTAATGG TTGGGACGagagcagctccatcagcagtGGGCTCAGCGACGGTGACGGCGATGGCTCGGAGAACCTCAGTTCAGAGGAGTTCAATGCCAGCTCCTCTCTTAACTCGCTCCCAAACACACCCCTTGGCTCCAGACGCAACTCCTCTGTTATG CTCCGCACTGATGCAGAGAAGCGTTCTCTGGTGGAAAGTGGGCTTTCTTGGTACAGCGAAGATGGCAAAGCCAACCTCAAGCTTTACAGCTGCAGCTATGACACGGGGAGTTTAAAGACAGAGCTGCCAAGCAAGTGGAGAAAAAAGCCTCCAGCATTCAGCGAAGATTCGGGAGGTAAAGGGGAACTGAAGAAACCTCAAAGTTTGGAACAACCAGGCAGTTTCAAGAAGAGCCGTAATCCTCCTGTGGGTGTGACCTctcccatcacacacacctctcaAAGCATGCTCAAAGTCGCAG CAGCGAAATGTGAGAAGCCACTGGACAAATCCAAGATTTCCATTAAAACCGCTGGCCTGCAACGGTCTCGTTCTGATGCTGGTAGGGATCATCACCACGGAGAGCACCGCAAACCCCCTTCGGGTTTAGTTAAGCCAAGCGCTGGGGCCTCGTTTGGGTACAAGAAGCCACCAATCGCCACTGGTACTGCCACTGTTatgacagcagggggcgccaccATCTCCAGTGGCTCCGCTACTGTGGGAAAAATCCCCAAGTCATCTGGCATACCAGTCAAGCCAGTGGGAGGAGGACCACATTCTGGCAGGAAGAACAGCTTCGATGCCAGCAGTGAACAGGGCTTCCTCGGCCCAAATGCCCGAAACAGTATTCAGTACCGCAGCCTGCCTCGACCCGCCAAATCAAGCGCCTTCAGCGTAATTGGCCGCCCTGCAGCTCGCCCGGTCAGCGGAACTGTTGACCCCAGTCTGCTGAGTTTAAAACCTGTGCCGATTGCCTCCGCAGGGCCCAGGGTTAAAGAGCCCAGTGGCTGCGGCAGTAAATTGTCCAATCGAACCAGCACAGGCCCAGTGAACCAGACTGatagagagaaggagaaggagcgagCCAAGGCCAAGGCTGTGGGGGCTGACATGGACTGTGGTTCCCTGAAAGGAGACCACGCTCAGTCTGAAACCACAGAGTCCGTGCTGAAGCTGCATGGCCTGAGAAGGACGAGCAGCAACAAATATCCTGAACTCTCATCACCCACCACACCAAG AATGCTGAACACTAAATCTCTGGGTCGTCCACCCAGTCTGGCTCACCTGGATCAGGTCAACTCCAACAGCCTGGACTCCTGTGTGACCATCCATGACCTCCCACCCAAAGTCCCCCCCTACTCCAAGCTTCAGGACTTGGCAGGTTCCCACACAGCTCCTCGCTTCACCCCCAGCCCAGCACCAGTCCTCCACATCGATTCCACCAGTTCCTACACCAGCGAAAGCTTAAGCCTGAGCGGGTCACCGCTGCTGTACCCCAAACTGTCTGGTATGCACCGCAGCATGGAGTCCCTGCCACTGCAGATGAGTGTACCCCCCAGTGCAAGGTTTGTCAGGACTGAAACCGAAGACAAGGATGAGCGGGGTACAGGAACCTGGGGGTCTGGAAGCAGAACATCCCTCAACCTCTCAGACAG ACGCTATGGCTCAAGCCTGTCAGAGAGTGAAGGAAGCAAACCGGGAAGGCGCCACTCCCATACCACAGCCAGCATGACAGAGAGCAGGAGCCCCCCTCAGCTGCCGTCTCCCACCCGCACGCTCCAGCCCTCCTCCTGCAAGCCTCCTCTCACTAACGTGG TTGCCCCAATTACCAGTGGCAGCCCAAGGATATCTCGCTCCAACAGCATAGGTCCCCCTAATGAGGCGGCCTGTGATCTTGATGGATCCTCCACTCTGGGCAGCAGCGTGTCCTTGGCTGACCGGCCAAAAAGCATGATGCGGTCTGGGTCCTTCCGTGAGCCAGGGGATGATG TTCATGGCTCTGTGCTCTCTCTGGCATCCAATGCTTCATCCTCG CAAATCCGCAAATTGCGACGAGAGCTGGAGTCGTCTCAGGAAAAGGTGGCCAACTTGACTATGCAGCTTTCTGCCAAC GCTAATCTTGTAGCAGCATTTGAACAGAGCTTGGCGTTAATGACGGCGCGCCTGCAGACCCTATCAGTCTCTTCAGACCAAAAG GACTCTGAGCTCACTGAGCTCAAGGAGACCATCGAAATTCTGAAAACTAAAAACACAGAGGCCCAAGAAATCATTCAGGGTGCACTAAGTAATCCAGATATCACACCTAAAGGTAGAAAATACGCTCTGGTCGTACAATATGTACAGCGCTCTTCCCTCCCAATTTACATATATCTACTcttcttttattcttttcattTAGAACTGCTGATTAATCGCCAGAACTCCTCAGAAAGCATCTCCAGcctcaccagcaccaccagccaCTCAAGCATGGGTagcctgaaggagcaggaggccaagaagaagaaaaagaaaagctgg TTACGCAGTTCCTTCAACAAGGCCTTTAGTAAGAAGGGCTCCAAGCCAACAGGGCCATATGCTGACATTGAGGAGATTTCCACCCCGGAGTCTTCTGCCCCTTCTTCCCCCAAAGTCCACCATGATGGGAACATGCCTCTATCAGCAATGAAGTCTTCAACCTCTGCGTCATCATCCGG ACTCTGTGaaggaggggaggtggtggatgACAAAGTTGTGTCAGAGCTCCGTACAGAGCTGTGGGAGAAGGAGCGTAAACTCACAGACATCCGCCTGGAAGCTCTAAGCACTGCCCATCAGCTGGAGCATCTGCAGGAGACCATGAACAGCATGCAG AGAACTGTGGAGAACCTGAAGGCTGAGAATGATCATCTGAAGACAGGTGCTCTCTCCCCCTGTCCATCCCCTGGACCCTCCAGCTCCGTCTCTCAGTCCTCAGGCCTCACCGCTTTAGGAAGTTTATCTCCTCGCCAGTCGGTAGCCATGCACATGCCCAAAAGCTACAGCAGAGGGCTGAGTGAGGGCAGCAGTCCAG ACATCCACTCCACAGACTCGCAGAGAGATGATCACCGTGTCAGGGTGGTGGTTTGTGTTGCAGATTTGCATGTCTTTAAAGAG GAGGTTAAACAGCAGGATTTCTTTGTGGGCACAGTCAGGGTGAATGGCAGGATGGACTGGACCATGCTGGATTCAGCCGTCAGCCAGGCGTTCAAG GTGTACATAGCCAAAGTGGACCCCACTTCCAGTCTAGGCCTGTCTACTGACTCCatctacagttacagtatgggCCACATTAAGCGGGTGGTGGGAGGAGAAGCTCATGAGACACAGCCCTCCCGCTGCATATCTCGAGGTCCTGGTGGCATCACAGTCGCTCTAAAAG GTTTAAAGGAGAAGTGTGTGGACAGCCTGGTGTTTGAGACACTCATCCCCAAACCCATGATGCAACACTACATCAGTCTGCTCCTCAAGCACCGCCGTCTTATCCTTTCTGGCCCAAGTGGGACGGGTAAGACCTACCTCGCATCCAGGTTGGCTGAGTACCTGGTGGACCGCAGCGCCCGTGAGGTCACCAGTGGGATTGTGGTTACCTTCAACATGCACCGCCAGTCCTGCAAG GATTTACAGCTTTATCTTTCAAACTTGGCCAATCAAATCGATCGGGAAAGCAGCACGTCGGAAATCCCGCTTGTAATGATTCTGGATGATATTCACGATCCTATTTCCATTAGTGAACTCGTCAATGGCGCTCTCACCTGCAAATATCACAAATG CCCTTACATTGTTGGGACGAGCAATCAGCCAGTGAAGATGACAGCAAACAATGGTCTGCATCTCAGTTTCAG GATGGTGACCTTCTCAAACAATGTGGAACCAGCCAACGGCTTCCTGGTGCGATACTTGCACAGGAAGCTGATGGAGTCTGAGGATGAGAGGAGCTTAACCAATGAGGACCTGATCAAGGTGCTCGACTGGGTTCCCAAGCTTTGGTATCATTTGCACGCGTTCTTGGAGAAGCACAGCACGTCTGACTTCCTCATCG GCCcttgcttcttcctctcctgtcCCGTCACAGTGGATGAGTTTCGATCGTGGTTCATTGACCTTTGGAACCACTCTATTATTCCATACTTGCAAGAGGGGGCCAAGGATGGCATCAAG ATCCATGGCCAGAAAGCGGTATGGGAGGACCCCGTGGAGTGGGTGAGGGGCACCCTGCCTTGGCCATCTGCCCAGCAGGACCAGGCAAAGTTGTTTCACCTGCCTCCCCCCAGCATCGGCTCCAGCAGCCCGGGTCAGCCCTGCGAGGAGAGGCCTCACAAAGAGACTCCGCCCAGTTCCATGGAGTCTGATCCCTTG ATGGCAATGCTTTTGAAGCTTCAAGAGGCGGCCAATTACATTGAATCCCCAGAGCAGGAAGACCCTAGCTTGCCTAAGCTCTGA